In Populus alba chromosome 1, ASM523922v2, whole genome shotgun sequence, a single window of DNA contains:
- the LOC118046204 gene encoding 3-isopropylmalate dehydrogenase, chloroplastic: MIASASSMQINGLHPIRPMFLLKPASLRPSRIRCAAATSKPSKRYSITLLPGDGIGPEVISVAKNVLILAGSLEGIEFNFQEMPMGGSALDLVGVPLPDETLLAAKKSDAVLLGAIGGYKWDKNEKHLKPETGLLQLREGLEVFANLRPATVLPQLVDASTLKKEVAEGVDVMVVRELTGGIYFGKPRGFGTNEDGEEIGFNTEVYATYEVDRIARVAFETARKRHGKLCSVDKANVLEASMFWRKRVIAVAAEYPDVELSHMYVDNAAMQLVRNPKQFDTIMTNNIFGDILSDEASMITGSIGMLPSASLGSSGPGLFEPIHGSAPDIANQDKANPLATVLSAAMLLKYGLGEENAAKRIENAVLDTLNKGFRTGDIYSAGNKLVGCKEMGEEVLKSVDSQVAAAV; this comes from the exons ATGATTGCTTCTGCTTCCTCTATGCAGATTAATGGGCTGCATCCAATCAGACCCATGTTCCTTCTTAAACCTGCCTCCCTGAGACCAAGCAGAATCAGGTGCGCCGCTGCCACCTCCAAGCCATCCAAACGCTACTCCATCACTCTTCTCCCTGGCGATGGCATTGGTCCCGAAGTCATCTCTGTCGCTAAAAACGTACTCATCCTTGCTGGGTCTCTTGAAG GGATTGAATTTAACTTTCAAGAAATGCCTATGGGTGGATCTGCTTTGGATCTGGTTGGAGTTCCATTGCCGGACGAAACCCTTTTGGCAGCGAAGAAATCTGACGCGGTTCTTCTTGGAGCCATTGGAGG GTACAAAtgggataaaaatgaaaaacatctGAAGCCAGAGACTGGATTGCTTCAGCTTAGAGAAGGTCTTGAGGTCTTTGCGAATTTGAGGCCAGCAACTGTTTTGCCACAG CTAGTGGATGCTTCAACTTTAAAGAAAGAGGTTGCTGAAGGTGTTGATGTAATGGTTGTAAGAGAGCTTACTGGGG GTATTTATTTTGGGAAGCCAAGGGGTTTTGGCACCAATGAAGATGGTGAAGAGATAGGCTTCAATACTGAGGTGTATGCTACATATGAG GTTGATCGTATTGCACGTGTTGCATTTGAGACTGCTAGGAAGCGACATGGAAAACTTTGCTCGGTTGACAAAGCAAATGTCTTGGAG gcatcaatgttttggagaaaacgaGTGATCGCTGTAGCGGCAGAATATCCTGATGTTGAGCTTTCACACATGTATGTTGATAATGCCGCAATGCAGCTTGTCCGCAATCCAAAACAG TTTGACACAATAATGACGAACAACATATTTGGCGATATACTATCTGATGAGGCTTCAATGATTACTGGAAGTATTGGGATGCTTCCATCTGCTAGTCTTGGTTCATCA GGACCTGGACTTTTTGAACCAATACATGGTTCTGCTCCTGACATTGCTAACCAG GATAAGGCCAACCCATTGGCAACTGTCCTGAGTGCTGCAATGCTTTTGAAGTATGGTCTGGGGGAAGAAAATGCTGCCAAGAGAATTGAGAATGCAGTCTTGGATACCCTGAATAAGGGTTTTCGAACGGGTGATATTTACTCAGCTGGAAAT AAATTAGTAGGATGCAAGGAAATGGGTGAAGAGGTGCTGAAATCAGTAGACTCTcaagttgctgctgctgtttgA